agaacacaggagtcACTGGTTTACCGTTGCCTTTGTCCGTTAGTTTGTTCATGTGAAGGTGCTGACACCAAACGGatatcaaagaactagcagcgacaaaagccaactgttgcgcctcacgtcgccctgtgtcagttgcatttgaacacactacacggactacatccgacggccaagtggcaTGTACGTTCTCCGGggcaaggaaataaaacctgaacagccaatcagagtgatctctctcaccgacaagctccgccgccgattcaacatgctcaatagaccgaaaagccgccgacgccgaagtgccgacggtacaggacacactgcagaaactagggcgacagacgctcaccgacggcccgactttggtcgacggccgaccgtcggcttggtgtgtcaggaccttAATGTGTCTTTTTGGGATCCGAACACATGCGGCCTCCACAGGAGCACATGTCTCAGCTTTGTGCTCCCTTGTAGAGGAATACAGCTGATTTGAAAGACACAGTTCTCACAGAGGCACATCAGGTGTGTCAGTGCAGGGGTGGGCCGAAACATGCTGCTCTTTAGACCCTTGTCAGTGGcttcctgtggctttgacataaAATTACACGGAACTGAATAATGGcaatttttttaacattcagattTTAATTTGTCATTGCTGTCGGCCCAAACTGATTATTGAATTCTACAGCTGTAAAACTGTGCAGCCTGTACATCaggttaaaaaatgttttaatgtttcatcCACTAAGATGTGCGTCACACGTCTACGACCTGCTGCTGAACCTCAGAGGCTGCCTGGAGTCTCTAGCAAGGCAGGCTATAGATCTGaagtcaaaaaaagaaaattctttGGGGGAAATTTGGAGgatttaacagtgtgtggacacATTGATTTGTTTCACCACCAATGCTGCCAAGTTAAAGTGCTGAACAGTTATAAACagccactgcagaggagccaccTCGTAGTTAATGATCCTTTAGACCTGTTTATAATGTTGATGGGCTGATTTACACTCAACAGGCTGCTACCTTTATTCACATGTCATTGTTTGGTCAGTAATGGCTCTTTTAAAATCCTCCTGCAACCCTGTGTCTCcatatgatgacatcacacttTGACTTGCCTTCATtcttcttaaagggatagtgcagccaaaaatgtaaattcagccattatctcctcacccatatgccgagggaggctcaggtgaagttttagagtcctcacatcacttgcagagatccaaggggagaggaggtagcaacacaactccacctaatggaggctgacggcgccccagattcaaacgtccaaaaacacatcattgaaaccacaaaatatctccatactgctcgtccgtagtgatccaagtgtcctgaagccccgacataaaaagttgtttggaaaaacctcatttgaactctgtttttagcctcattgtagcctgtagctctgactgcctctctgtgtacACTGTGCTCACATGTGTGCACTTGCacaagaccgtgagacatgggcaccgtgttcatgtgtgttcacatgctttcgTTAGTCTCGcacgtcagcctccattaggtggagttgtgttgctacctcctctccccttggatctctgcaagtgatgtgaggactctaaaacttcacctgagcctccctcggcatatgggtgagtagataatggctgaatttacatttttgggtgcactgtccctttaactcagacctgttgtcctcgttcatggacacgccatctagtggcagtaagagcacaatacacaaAGTCATGTAAaagcagtctgcagctgatcggACACAAAAGTGAagaaggtccaaaacctgatcacatttaatggttTAAACACCTTGAtgctaaaacatgcaaacttGCACCAAAATGTGAGTGCGTGGATTTGAACACATGAGGAGCGCTACTGGCAagttacaattttttttttttttttttttaatgagctgTTGTTGAAGCATTTATGTTTTGAGTTAATATTTTCAAGGCAACATACAGAAGATGATCCTCAGGGAAGAAcaccaagaaaaagacaacatgTTCATGCTTCTTGTGGCCTTTGTTtcctcacacacatcttttaTTTTGGTGGTTACCTGAAGGTTGCACATTTCCACTTCATAAAGTCTTCACCTTCTGATCGAATGAGTGAAAAGAGAAGCTCttggtgtgtttgggtgtgagagaggcagacagacagagagggagtgtATCTGCGACcgtgtttgtgtttacacaaTGACAATATTTGTCAGTTGAATAGTTGGACAGTCTTGAAGGAGAATGAGTTAGCATTGCTTTTGGTTGCATGTGTAGCCAGTCACCTGGACAGGCTCCTCCTCAGCGTCTCCTgtggaaaagacacaaaatcagcAGCCAAATTAAACAGTCCACCCTCCAAGCAGAGACCCCATGACCTGGACGCAGTGTACTGGACCCCAGGGCCAACATGGAAAAGTTCAGACGGGGACAGAGAGTTCTGCCGTCAGGAAGAGAggagtgaaaaacaaaatcgTGCAAAGCCAAGTGTGGGACACTCCCAAACCAACGTGAACCTTATGTGGTAGTGTCTGAAGCTAATGTCACACTGTACACAGCTCCAGCTGAAAGTGATTGTGGATTTGGTATTTGCAGAGGTGGTGATCAGAGAGGGCGTCACCTGAAAACATTTCACTTCACTGTAGCTGAACTTTACACAAAGGTCAAGTGTCTCCAGTTACATATTtagatcagcagcagcagctgaataTTAAAGAATGACACCGTCTGTTTATCATTTGGTTTCtactgatcagatcagatcaaatGTTTGGTGGCAGTCGCTCAGTCCGACAGTCAGACagagttagtgtgtgtgtgtgtgtgtgtgtgtgtgtggtatttctCCTCAGATTTATTTTTGAAGTTTGTCTTGTTCTTCTAAATAAAGGAGATAAAGTGTCTTGTTACTGAGCTGTAGAGGCAGCAGGTTGTTGGTTTGTTGCCCTTTGACCCCTGTTCCCAgtctttaagctaagctaagctaaccttcTCTTCTCTCAGCACaaagctaacaaagcagcataTTTTCTAAACATTCATTGACCTCACTCTTTCCTTGTCTCATCGTGTCCTTGGCGTGCTCGGCGGCAGTTACCTGTACGGCTGCATGCTCAAGTGACGTGTGCCCTTTTTGGCTCTCTTCGGTTTGACTCTGCAGCCACTGAAGGCGGTGCTGTCTCTCACTTGCTTTCCTTTCTGTTGAGGTGGAGATGCACACACTGCATCTGGACGATTGCGGCTTGAGTCCATCCACCTGCAGGCAGAAAGCAAACGATTAGAAGCAAAGAGTTTGTGCTGGTCTAGTaaagagctgctagcatggctgtgtAGTGTTTCTCAGGTGAGTCTCTTACTTGCGCAGTGGAGCTAGCTGGCACGTGCAGCTCCATGGGTTGTTGGAGAGGGTGAGGTTGGTGATggtgccaaactcgaggcttttGGGAAGGAGCTTTAACTTGTTGTTGTCCAGGTGCAGTGACTTGACGGCCGTGACGCCAGTGAACGCACCATCAGCAAACTAGAAAAAGGAGGAGATGTGCataagttgttgttttgttaaaaaacagcTGCAGTTTTATACTGTAGTCGTTCACACATCGATGGCAGTGAGCTGCCACCAGGGTCTGCAGATGTTGATATCTGGCTGACTTTAGGTTGTGACAAAAACTAGGGATGCTTGATATGGATTGTTTCAGCCGATACTGATAACCAATAAATTCATAATCCTTAGTGTGTGCACAGCAGAGGGTGAGGAAGGCTCAAAGGTGGATGATTTAATCTTCTAAAAGCTAAAGCTAACCGACATCAGCTTTGGGAACATTTCCCAGAAACAAAGCctttgaaatggttttccatACAGAGAATGGACTGTTACTAACGTTGGTGCAGCCAACTTCCTGAACAAGAAGTATGTGACAGCTCGGTGTTGAATTTTAGCCGCTGTGGCTGTGTTAGTTTGAGCTAACCAGGCAAATGTTAAACTGAGCATTAGCTGGGAAGGCAGTGGCTCCGGGGATGGTCCTTCATCACCACATCGAACCAGTACACTGGCTGCTACAGGAGGAGATCAGACCGCAGGTACAATCATGTTGACTTCCATTAAAACTGTGATGTCATATTGACTTGTTGTAAGTTGGGCCCATGCAGGTGCTGGCCACGCCCATTGGGAGCAGTTTGGGCTTTAGTGTGTTGCCTTAGGACACTTCAGTATTCCCATGAATCAATGCAAGTCTTAGTGTTGATAAAAACATGGCTCACACGGCGGCATGCTGACCCTCCCAACCAGCTCCCATCCTTGTGTCTGTCAGACAGATGCAGAGCCAGGGAATCTCGCCAGTGTTTCTCTGGCATGAAAGCCTCCTCTCATCCTTCTTTCTGCACCAGCACGTATGTCAACACTGATACTCACTGCCCTTCTTTCTCCACGCTTCTACTTCATACACGCCTGTGAGGGTGCTAAAAGCTTCAGAGAGGTGCGAGGTGAACCGATccacgctgtgtcaagttctgtctcCTCCTGGAGGAAGCGGCCGGGCCGATCAGAGAGAGCTGAGCTTTGAAGGGCCGTTTTATGTGAGTCTGGAGGAGATGAAGCTGTTTGGAAATTTCCACTGAAGAGCGACAAGTAGCTGAGGCTCTGGTATTTGGAAGCAATGGAAGATGGATGACTTCCAGCATGGCCGAGGTGTTTtcgctccctctccctctgtcgtCTCCCTCTCTGCCAGGAAGGCTCGCAAAGGGCTCAATTGTCCATTGAAAAGGGGCGATGGCAAGCTAAAAATACCCCTCTTCATGCTCTGTGGAACACCCTGCCTCTATTTACTGTCTCCTCACCCCTCCTGACCTGTTTACAAGACCCTCCCGACCAAAGCAGAAAACACACCTTGCTGAAAATAACACTTGTGTAATAATTAGACTCGGACATGCTTGGCTCGAGGccagcaaacaaaaacagtctAAAAATATCTGCATTTGGCTGGAAAAAGGTTTAATCTTGCTGCACTCGCCGCCgccgcctcctgctgctgcttccaCCTGGCTCTCACACAGTCCCGGCGTGAGAAGgttgttattttacagttttcccctcggggattgcTCCATACCATGGCACAGGTACACTCAAATATTGGATTAACCTCAAGTATGAAGCAAATGTGCACTCAGGAATGTGTGAGGAACAGTGTGGTGTAGCATAGAGCttatagtgtgtgtgttcacactgaagcTGTGTCGAACAGATGGAGGTCTCACAGactgctgtggaaacatctgTCTCACGTTCCTGATATCTGAACACAGTTACATAATGTTGTCAGTCATGTAAAATGGAGTCTGTGTAAACAGGAGAAGCTTCAGTGTCCTTTGGAAGTAAATGATGAGGACGTAGATGAAGCACCGTCCAGCTGCTTCACCTGTCGATCATGACGCCACAGTGACGGTCACCTGATCGCCCACGTCAGCCTAGTAAACAAAACTATGTAAACACACAGTTTCTTCCAGAGCTGATGACGGACACAGCTAACCAGTCATCTGTCTTGCTTCCTTCTCATCGTCGTTGAAAGTTGCACGTGCACAGTAGTGATCAGGCACTTGTGAGGAAACAGCAGTGGGTAAAGTTTATGAGCTGAAGCTCAACTCAATTATCCTGGAAACAAAGTTCAGTCGGGTGGCGTTAGAGGATGTTTGAGACCAAGGTGGATTAAACCTGGTCGTTTAATTAACTTTAGTCTTTGTTATTATCTGTTATTTGATGACCgctaatgaaataaaacagtttgtaaAAGGGTACGTAGATTTCTGACCACTTGACCAGCAAGctgttgaaattaaaaaaacactaacaTCAAGCCCTGTCAGTAGTTTCGGGCTCAGTCATCaaattacaaaaagaaaaaacatatcTTGGTCATGCTTTAGATATAAGCTTGCAAATTAATGTACAGTTATTGACTATATACagaaagatataaaaaaaaagagaaaaaaaaatatttatttattaataacttaaaaaTACTATTGATTGTTTTGAAATGTTCAGTCTTTCGTCTGCATAACAAATGTACCCGTGTGCACTAATAAACAAACTAATAAGCTACTGATtgattttttccttttctttgtaaaattgtgaaaaatcatCTCGTCTTAGTTTCACAGACCTCACGTGTGCATCttcagatgtcttgttttgtttgatcaCAAGTCTAAAACTCACTGATTTACGATCCTTTAAAACAGAGGAGATTATTATTCAATTATCAAAGTAGTTGCAGAGAGACAAAATGTTTCAGCTCAACCTAAATCATgaccaaataataaaacatgaggCGATCTGAGACTGATGAAAGAAAAATTGTCAGATTTGAGTTttagtgttgcattaatttgtGTTTACAACAGATCTGGACTCAGTGAGACAGACGCAGATGATGCAGGACAGAAAACTGTTCTGAGGCGTTGATTCACATGTGTCCCAACACACTGTGTGAAAAATGCCTATTGGCTGCAGAAAAGGGGCGTCGACCACTGGCAAGCCTGCACATGTAAATATGCTGATGAAATATAGTCGACTGTGTTTGCCAgaccaaaacaaataaacaaatactaAGACGGGGACACAGTAAAGTATAGAGACCTTTTCATGAGTTTAATATTCAACTCTGACTTTGATGTAAACAGTTTTATTGAATGCTGAGGatttaacacacacattattatttttcttaaaatgtgaATCTTAAAACGCTGCTGTTGCTCTCCGTCATGTCCCCTGTGTGACTCGACCTGTTTACTGTCTGTCTGAAAACAAGTTGGATGCATTTAGAATATTCTGACATCTGCAGCAGCGTTCACTGCTGTGAGTGTCGACATGTTAATACCCAGTAAAGCCACAGACTGACCTTCTCCAGACCCATGTTGTCCAGGTAGAGTTTCTCCATGTAGCGGCCAAAGCTCTGGAAGGCGATGTCAGGGATGATCCTCATGGGGTTCCTCCCCAGCGTGAGTTCCTCCACCACTCGCAGTTTGCTCATGGCTGCAACAGGATAGGTGGACATCTTGTTCCTGTCCAGGTGAAGTATAGCGAGGTTCTCCACATCGTCCAGAGAACCCGGGTGCAGGGTGGTCAGCTCGTTCCCGCTCATGTGCAGCCAGCGCAGGTCTTTGGCGCCTGTGAAAGTCCCCGGCCGCAGCTCCCGCAGCTTGTTGTCGTTGAGCTGCAGAATGAAGAGGTTGATCATGGGGGAGAAGATGCCCTTGCTGAGGTCGCTGATCTGGTTCCCGTCTAGGTAGAGGTAGGTGAGCTCGGTGAGGTCGTCAAAGGCGCCGGGCTTGATGCTGCTGATCTCGTTGTTGGACAGGTAGAGGTAGATGAGCTTCTTCAGCCCCTTGAAGGCCTGGGATCCGATCTCTCGGAGCTGACAGTGCTGCATGTGCAGAGAGATGAGTCCCTTGCTTTCACTGAAGGCTCCTGTGGGAATGCTGCCCAGGTTGTTCCTCTGCAGGTTGAGCAGACGGGTCACCTCCGACACCCGGGGGATCTTCTTCAGCCCCACGCTGTCACAGATGACGTGCTGAAGGTCACCATGGCAGTGGCACAGGCTGGGGCACTGGCTCGGGGCTCCCTGCACCGCGGGGCCCAGGACCAGGAGACAGGTCCCCAGCAATAACCAACTCACACAACGCATGCTGAAGAGCTTGTAAATATCTTGGTGGAGTGTAGAACAAGCAGAAAAATCCTGTTAAAGcctcagagagaagcagagaagaagagaagttGAACTCAAGTGTTTGTGctcagaaagagaaacagatggagagagaagAAGCGAAAAGGTGAATGACTGAGCGAAGGTGGGCGATGCACTTTGAGAGGAGGATGGCGGTCAACAGAACACACAGCACTATTTATAACATTTACTTGAGGAAAAAAACGAGGAGGGCTTGCCAGGGTGTCGGAGTGAGAGGTTTGCAAGAGGAAGTCAAGTGTCTGTGAGAATTTAACCCTGAATGAGCAGGAAGACGACACAAGACGCTCtctttttgctgcttttttgaCATTCTTGTGCATGCACGTGTGCAGACAgtcacaaaaaaagagagaaaatcgACATGCTGCGTACAGGTTTAAGTTTCCAGGTGAATGTTTAAGAACGTGGCACAAGGTCAGGTTCAATCCGTTGCACGCTCCCAGACGCCTCTATTGTGTTTCAGTCTGCGGTGGCAGGAAAAGGAGCCATTCCTGTGCAGCTGCTTTATAACCTATAATAGTCTCCAGATGGCTTGCAAGAAGTGAGATGCTGTTTCAAGTCATAACAATTGCATAAAAATACCTTCAAAGGGAAGTTTTAGATGCCACTTTACATTCCTGTGTGCAGTCTTTCTTTTTGAAATGGAGTGTGGTGTTATGTAACGCTCTCTTTCAGTCCGACCTGTGAGTTGTGAAGGTGACTGTGGCTTTCAGGTTTCAACTGCAAGAGATGAAGTCGCTTCAGTTATTTCTCAAAAAGCTGAACTGGAGACGTGAAAGACGACAGAACTAAGCTCTGTAGTTGGTGTTGATTAAACCTGCCTTTAATAAGGCAGAAAGGTTTGAGAGAAGGTGCAGCAGGACTTCACCGACTGGCTCGGGTCAGTTTGGCTTCAGGTGGCTGCATTTATAAAGATGGATGGACCCACCCAGGATAAGTGGAATCTAGAGTTTACTTAACAAATCTAACATTTTATTGGGAATATCGTCTCCTCCCTGATTTTCCAGGTGAAGCTCTTACTTCTAAAAAGCCCTGCAGGTCCTGTTGGTCCAACACTCTTTAACTCTGCTCCCTCTGATTGAATCTGCACCTGTGAGCACAGAAGCATTATGTTTACCAGCGTCTCTTTACTCTTTAAAAGTCAGAGTATCgtacgtgaaaaaaaaaaaaaggataaaatatcgcagtatagtgtgtcacaaaaaatgtaatgatatagtatgtcataataTAATTCATAAAAAATCTTATGAAaaagtcaaaaaatgtcattaacagtgtcatagtatagtatgttctGAAAGATGTGATAAGAAGAGATCATATAGACCATACACATGTTCAGAAAACAAATGTCAAAGTAAAGTGTGTCATTAAGAATTGAATAAAACATGTCGTAGagtagtgtgtcattaaaaacaaaatcaaacagtgTCATAGTTTATACTTCTCTATCTCATGCTGAGAACAACAACACTAATTATGTTAAAGAGAAGTGGGGACGAGAGGCAGGGATTAGATTGTCAGAAGAGGTCTGGGGGGATATTTGGCAATTTCAATGGTCCTCAACTAACTCCATGGACTGGAGAGAACATTGTTGGAAAAAACATAATCAGGTACTTTAAGACACTCAACCAAGAGAAATATAGAGAAGCTAATATGCCATGCTGGAGGCAGTGCAGTTCATGTTGGCAAACCATTATCATATATTCTGGGACTGCCCCAAACTGAAGTTGCTTTGGAAGGCTGTTCATGACTCTCCAGGTAAAACTTTTGGCACACAGGTTTCCTCTGGACTTTGAAACTTTGTATCTGGGCTGTGTTTCCTTTTTGGACCAAAGGAAGGATATAAGATTATTACACATTCTCTTAACGGCAACAAAAAATCTATCACTAGGAGATGGCCAAATCCTAggctcgccaccagacaatcagagatctccgccttctgaagcgtctaaagactgacttgtgagtctagctaAATCCAGCACCAACGATATGATGATTGGCTTGGAATAGTTTTAGaaatattcaaaataataaCATATTGTTTAAGAACTCAAAATATCAATTCTATCTAATTTGGAACAAATGGGTGGCATATATTAGAGCTGACTTTATCTGAGCCTGTGGTCCGTTAGACTttactttactgtgttttaTTACTTCTTGTCACTCTATTATCTGACCTGGCTGGCAACATTATCTCCCACTGTTCACCTGTGTAAATAGTTGCTTGTGTGATTTCCTGTTCCTAATTTTATATAGTAAAAACTGGGAAGATCAACGCTGTGAATGAAGATGCAGCTACTGTCATGTTATAAGCTTGTCTTTCCAAATATATAGTATAGTAGGTcataaaaataattgtttaaaaaaaggcaaaggatgttatggtttttttttttaaggagtCCTAAAAATTAATTAGAAAATTGTAATATAGTATGTCACTCATAAaaagatgtcatagtatagtttgctataaaaaaaatcatttaaaaaaatgctattAGATAGTATCTCATAAAAACTGTAATAGACGatgtgtaaaatattttaggAGTTTAAGGGAAAGAACCAGTCGGGCTGAGGTGCAGCTTTTGTCATCCGTCCTCGTCTCTGCTCACCGCAAGTTGTTTGTGTGATTGACAGATTGGATACGGCACCACGGAGAACAGCCCCGTCACCTTCTTAGGCTCCCCGACAGACAACATGGAGAGGAAGTCTGAGACCGTCGGCTTCATCTGTGACCACATAGAGGTACGTCAACATGCTCCTTCATAAAGACATCGTGCACTTTAtttggtggaaagtaactaagtacatctGCTAAAGTACTTAAGTATAATTTTGAGATGtctgttttttactttttattccactacatttatctgacaactGAAAGTAACTTTACACACACGAAgattttacaaacaaaacatgatgaaTTTATAAAATATGACACTGTGCTATAAATGAAACTGTAGTGTATAAAGTAATTAGAATACGCTCCACTAGCGGTGACGTTAAGATGCTGCTTATGTGGTAAAGCATCAGTAATATTAATACACTCTAAAAGGTAAAGTACTTTTACTctaatactttaagtacattttgccaTTTCTTCTTTTGTAGTTTGACTTGAGTCAAATCTTGAACataacacaggacttttacttgtaacagagaaTTTTTACAGAGTGGCCATACTGCCTTTACTTGAGAAAAGATCAGAGTGCGTCTCTCACCACTTTATTAGGCACACCTGCTCATTAATTGTAAAAGTATCTAACCAGCTGATCGTGTCGCAGAAATGTGACGGAAGTTATTGTTGATGTCAGACCTGCTGTAtctcagaaactgctgatcccCTTGGATTTTCATACAACGCAGCCTCTCGAGCTCAGAGGGGGGGACCAGAATCTGTGAGGAGCACTTCCAGCACCATGTTGAATCCATGCCGTGAAGAAATGAAGATGTTCTGGGGGCAAACTGGGGTCATACCCAGACATAGAAATGTGGACctaatcagtccctccagggtCTAGCTGGCTTAATCTCAAAAGCTATATCTtaggcaagtggacttgcttgagtttcttgaagacgtttcgcctcctTTCCAAGAAGCTTATTCAGTTCTATCAGAGTTCAAAGCCTGCAGCTCTGAACCTAAACAGCTTCTTGGacaagaggcgaaacgtcttcaagaaacagGTCCAGTTGCTTTCGATATAGCACTTCAGATTTGGGGTTGTTGCTGCGTAAAATGTCTCATTTCACAGCAGTTTCTCTTAAAAAATTACGTTCCAGTGTTTTtaggctttttgtttttttgcaatgaaattTTTGGAGGCAAAgtgaaaactgcaaaaatagttgcttttaatttttttaataattcatAAAAAATTGAAAGCACCTTGTTATAGTAAGAATTAAAGTGTTGGGAGTTTGTGATTTCTACGATACTAACATTACCACTAACCTGTATGTTAAATGTAATCGGCCCTCATTCTTCATACAACAGCTAGTGTCTAACGACGATAAGCCTCTGGGGGCGAGGGCCAGTATCTCCAGCAGTCAgctctctctgactctctgaTCTCTCCATAAACagatatgaatgcagataaataaCAGAAATGAATACAGGGCTAAAACTTTGTCTGATGTTAGATTACATTTTGGGCAATGCACTCCACCTCTCCACATGGACTGCTCACCTGCTGTTCGCACTTGATTGGTCAGTAGTACTCGGACTACAGACcgaaaccagaacacttccgATACCAAAATCCAACAGATTGTGCATACATGTGCAGTTAATAGAGTATAGCATCCTCACAACCAGGAACAAGGAAGTGAGTTTGGGGATGTTGTGCGAGGGACTGATTTGTGAACTAGCTACAATAACTGGTCAAATTTGCAGGAAAAGTTGCGGCGATCGGAAAAAATTCCAGAGTTACACAGAATTCACAAGGATTGCTTGAGTTTGCTTTAAAGGCTGCGATCGTGACATCACAACAGCCTGGAGTGGCTGCTTAATAAAATGGACACTGAGTgctgatgtataaaaacattacaagtgtggggaaaaaatgttcATCTGTgtagaaagaaaaatgaaacaataattTTGTTGGAATCAAATAACACATTAAAGTACCACTTCGAGGTGACtgatatttaattaaattattctTTGATTATTAGTGACAGAATGAAAGGTTTCATTAACAGTGATTTTTACACCATCATTATCTCCATGTTCTGAATGACTCCGTGTCATCAACTGCTCCGCAGGCTAAAATCGTGGACCCTTCAACAGGAGAGCTGCTGCCTCTCGGGACGATGGGCGAGATTCTGATCAGAGGTTACTGTGTGATGCCGGAGTACTGGGGGGACGAAGCCAAAACACAAGAGTGCATCACTAAAGAAGGATGGTATAAAACTGGGTGAGTGGAAACTGTCAGTTACAGCGTCTGTGCACAAATCGTCACACAGTAGGAAACGTTATTGTGTAAGCAGCTCAAATACAGTCTGACAGTGTTAATAATCATTACAGTAATTATGGGTAGAGAGAGACGTAGGAAGACAGAGATTGTGTTTAtacaaggaaaaatatttgcataaacttttaaacatcaacaacagGACGAAATGATAACTCGCCTCATTGTGTTTCAGAGACATCGGCAGAATGGACGGGTTCGGTTACTGTCGCATCGAGGGCAGGATTAAAGACATGATcatcagaggaggagagaacaTTTACCCAGCTGAGATCGAACAGTTCCTGCACACACACCCCAAAGTCAAGGAGGCACAGGTGAGCTCAAACAGCCAGAGGATGGACGAGGTAGAAATGAACATAAATGAGATAGGAatgaattcatttttaattatcTTGATCTTGATCAATGCCACCAATCAATCAATGCCTGCCTTCaatcacaacttttttttcaaatgacaATGTTTGAAAATTgtatt
The nucleotide sequence above comes from Epinephelus lanceolatus isolate andai-2023 chromosome 21, ASM4190304v1, whole genome shotgun sequence. Encoded proteins:
- the chad gene encoding chondroadherin; the protein is MRCVSWLLLGTCLLVLGPAVQGAPSQCPSLCHCHGDLQHVICDSVGLKKIPRVSEVTRLLNLQRNNLGSIPTGAFSESKGLISLHMQHCQLREIGSQAFKGLKKLIYLYLSNNEISSIKPGAFDDLTELTYLYLDGNQISDLSKGIFSPMINLFILQLNDNKLRELRPGTFTGAKDLRWLHMSGNELTTLHPGSLDDVENLAILHLDRNKMSTYPVAAMSKLRVVEELTLGRNPMRIIPDIAFQSFGRYMEKLYLDNMGLEKFADGAFTGVTAVKSLHLDNNKLKLLPKSLEFGTITNLTLSNNPWSCTCQLAPLRKWMDSSRNRPDAVCASPPQQKGKQVRDSTAFSGCRVKPKRAKKGTRHLSMQPYRRR